A genomic window from Syngnathus typhle isolate RoL2023-S1 ecotype Sweden linkage group LG18, RoL_Styp_1.0, whole genome shotgun sequence includes:
- the mto1 gene encoding protein MTO1 homolog, mitochondrial has product MLTRKRPTLGFLLSQLSRHASHLARQQYDVIVVGGGHAGTEAAAAASRVGAQTLLVTQKVHTIGALSCNPSLGGVGKGHLVKEVDALDGVCGRAGDWAGIHFSILNRRKGPAVWGPRAQLDRQRYRQFIQSELLSTPRLTVLEGSVEELLVTESNPEEPGCHRVTGIRLAGASLLISAHSVVLTTGTFLSGSLFMGQNTSPGGRIGDTPSSAGMSHTLRERLGLKMGRLRTGTPPRIVKASVDFEQATLHQPDSQPSPFSFLNSHTHCKPEEQLPCYLTYTTPGVDQVVNESLHLNCHIQQDTKGPRYCPSIESRVLRFPGRQHQVWLEPEGLTSDLVYPQGLSMTMPADMQLRLIREIPALHRAEIHTAGYGVQYDFVCPTQLSPALQVKSTQGLFLAGQINGTTGYEEAAAQGLWAGVNAARAALSMPTMALSRTESYIGVLIDDLVTRGVTEPYRMFTSRAEFRTSLRPDNADLRLSLKGFEEVGCVSSPRYQKTVRVRDSLQDALAALQDISLPAASWRLKLPHVHISENKSDSSTGLQILQYNDATFEMLASILPECLSPYTEFSQRLKIEAVYRPHCALQQKEIERIQKEESMSLPHDLDYLSLPASLSQEVREILDRVRPSTLGAATRLQGITPAAIVHLLNYIRPAGKKEKRAQGN; this is encoded by the exons ATGTTGACAAGGAAGCGTCCCACCTTGGGGTTCTTGCTCTCACAGCTCTCCAGACATGCCAGTCACCTTGCCAGGCAGCAGTATGATGTCATCGTGGTGGGCGGGGGTCACGCAGGTACcgaggcggcagcggcggcatcTCGGGTGGGAGCGCAGACGCTGTTGGTCACGCAGAAAGTTCATACCATCG GTGCCCTGTCGTGCAACCCGTCTCTGGGCGGGGTGGGGAAGGGTCACCTGGTGAAGGAGGTGGATGCTCTGGACGGCGTGTGCGGTCGAGCCGGAGACTGGGCCGGCATCCATTTCTCCATCTTGAATCGCAGGAAGGGCCCCGCTGTGTGGGGGCCGCGGGCTCAGCTGGACCGCCAACGCTACCGCCAATTCATTCAG TCTGAGCTTCTGTCCACTCCCAGACTGACTGTGCTGGAGGGATCAGTGGAGGAGCTTCTTGTCACAGAATCTAACCCAGAAGAGCCTGGATGCCACAGAGTCACTGGGATACGTTTAG CCGGTGCAAGCCTCTTGATCTCAGCCCACTCTGTGGTTCTTACGACCGGGACTTTCCTATCCGGCTCCCTCTTCATGGGTCAGAACACGTCCCCAGGGGGACGAATCGGAGACACACCGTCCAGCGCCGGAATGTCCCACACGCTGCGGGAGCGCCTGGGGCTGAAGATGGGCCGTCTCCGGACGGGTACCCCACCCAGAATTGTAAAGGCTTCAGTGGACTTTGAGCAGGCCACGCTACACCAGCCTGATAGTCAGCCAAGTCCCTTCAGCTTCCTCAACAGCCACACTCACTGCAAG CCCGAGGAGCAGCTGCCGTGCTACTTGACCTATACCACTCCTGGTGTGGACCAAGTGGTGAATGAGAGTCTTCACCTCAACTGCCACATACAGCAGGACACAAAGGGCCCCAG GTACTGCCCCTCAATTGAGTCCCGAGTACTTCGCTTCCCGGGCAGGCAGCATCAGGTGTGGCTGGAACCTGAGGGGCTGACCTCTGACCTGGTGTACCCACAGGGGCTCTCTATGACAATGCCCGCTGACATGCAGCTGCGCCTCATCAGAGAGATCCCGGCCTTGCACAGGGCCGAAATCCACACGGCCG GTTATGGCGTGCAGTATGACTTTGTGTGCCCCACTCAGCTGAGCCCTGCACTGCAGGTGAAAAGCACCCAAGGTCTTTTCCTGGCCGGGCAGATTAACGGGACCACGGGCTACGAGGAGGCTGCCGCACAG GGCTTGTGGGCGGGGGTCAACGCAGCCCGCGCCGCGCTCTCCATGCCCACGATGGCGCTATCTCGAACAGAGAGCTACATCGGCGTTCTGATCGACGACCTCGTGACGCGGGGCGTGACGGAACCTTACCGCATGTTCACCAGCCGGGCGGAGTTCCGAACGTCCCTCAGGCCGGACAATGCTGACTTGCGACTTAGCCTGAAAG GCTTCGAGGAGGTGGGTTGCGTGTCCTCCCCGCGCTACCAGAAGACTGTGAGAGTGCGAGACAGTCTCCAAGATGCACTCGCAGCTCTTCAGGACATTTCTTTGCCCGCCGCAAGCTGGAGACTGAAGCTGCCTCACGTACACATCAGCGAGAACAAATCAGACAGTTCGAC CGGCTTGCAGATTCTGCAGTACAACGACGCCACCTTTGAAATGTTGGCATCCATTCTCCCAGAATGCCTTTCTCCCTACACAGAATTCTCACAAAGGCTGAAGATAGAAG CTGTGTACAGGCCTCACTGTGCTCTTCAGCAGAAGGagattgaaaggattcaaaAAGAGGAGAGCATGTCTCTCCCACATGACTTGGACTATTTGTCTCTGCCCGCCTCTCTGTCACAGGAGGTCCGGGAGATTTTGGACAGAGTTCGCCCGAGCACG CTGGGCGCCGCTACGCGTTTGCAAGGAATAACGCCGGCTGCAATTGTCCACCTTCTCAACTACATCCGCCCCGCGGGGAAGAAGGAGAAAAGAGCGCAGGGGAACTAA
- the atxn2l gene encoding ataxin-2-like protein isoform X1 — translation MLKQQQPNSGGRKASNGTTGPPGMSSPISGSSSGNRTPAGRNRSTAKPSFQSSPVFEGVYNNARMLHFLTAVVGSTCDIRVKNGSIFEGIFKTLSSRCELAVDAVHKREEEGSTSAPPRREDITDTMIFSPSDLVTMICKDVDLNYATRDTFTDTAISSTRVNGEHKEKVLQRWEGGDSNGESYNLDADASNGWDANEMFRYNEVKYGVTSTYDSSLSMYTVPLERGNSEVYRQREARAARLASEIESSPQYRHRVGLENDEGKSEEDKYSAVVRDGTDRDRGHESPRERERGRDSPGAREGKYIPLPQRQREMNRDRVERGPGGPPPHTRLSGGYRSTPTSSSNSSPRPLAGPPQPGGSPSERSSPLSGRGGVYVGHHPQGSPSPGPGSGPGSPYTPASPGAAPTSAASLSATPSPTSPPAPHGHAVPHSHSLPHSLSDAGRPVNGVAARTSPKAQRPPQSSRPVRTPNAHSQSTATRSPKSGSSQDTPYLDTSSISLPAQKASGPAPLFPVNVNEILCAAAKERAAESTGGTEESKSNKASSVQQRSQIEELRKFGKEFRLQPSGGSSSSPSSPAAATPPAVGDIAQAGAAKLPLDTHAASEAKLQPTTPTPSHPQPSPLPSDEASKEAGTPGAAGAISDRHSPAVPQPARTPGSEEGTSERTEGVADQVKKSTLNPNAKEFNPIKPQMPMTKPNAAPTPPRPTPPSPVVIQHPGGQGPLYNAPYLSYVSQIHSVQTPQMYQYTMSAVSQGKYPRTKGSVVAPRSDHGASAPPMLQAAASAAGAPLVASPYPQSYLQYNPQQYGQQQVIQAMSPYPGQPMYSMLQGGARMIGQGGGPHPQALGPPGGPQFQTQGDGPQGPQQGIYAPQSFSHHSGAVHQPQPSSTPTGNQPPPQHAAPSPGQSAQSGPQPQSLYHSGPLSAPTPPNMPPGHTSPQGSYPIQGYSIHGHQGIPPTYPLGQLAQAHVQGAMSGPHHSGSHGQPQLVMLQPPPQQGPGSVPQHPQHGPQQGTHQHFYIGHPQAMQVQTHPASFHPPGN, via the exons ATGCTGAAACAACAGCAGCCCAACTCCGGCGGGAGAAAAGCGTCAAATGGTACCACGGGCCCCCCCGGTATGTCTTCTCCAATAagtggcagcagcagcggcaacaGGACGCCGGCTGGGAG GAATCGAAGTACTGCAAAACCATCATTCCAGTCTTCTCCC GTTTTTGAGGGTGTGTACAACAATGCTCGAATGCTTCATTTCCTCACAGCTGTTGTG GGTTCCACTTGCGATATAAGGGTGAAGAATGGGAGTATCTTCGAAGGCATCTTCAAGACGCTAAGTTCACGG TGCGAGTTGGCCGTTGACGCCGTGCACAAACGGGAGGAGGAGGGCTCGACGTCGGCTCCACCGCGGAGGGAAGACATCACCGACACCATGATCTTCAGCCCTTCCGATTTGGTTACCATGATATGCAAAGACGTAGACCTCAACTATGCCACCAGAG ATACTTTCACCGACACGGCCATCAGCTCCACACGCGTCAATGGAGAACACAAAGAAAAGGTGTTGCAAAGATGGGAGGGAGGCGACAGCAACGGGGAGAGTTATAATCTGGATGCAGATGCA TCCAATGGCTGGGATGCCAACGAGATGTTCCGCTACAATGAAGTGAAGTACGGAGTTACGTCAACGTATGATTCCAGCCTTTCCATGTATAC TGTGCCACTGGAGCGAGGCAACTCGGAAGTGTATCGACAGCGGGAGGCCCGTGCGGCTCGCCTGGCCAGCGAGATTGAGTCCAGCCCCCAGTACCGCCACCGCGTCGGCCTGGAGAACGACGAGGGTAAAAGTGAGGAGGACAAATACAGTGCTGTGGTGCGCGACGGCACCGATCGGGACAGAGGTCACGAGAGCCCTCGCGAGCGTGAAAGGGGTCGAGATAGCCCCGGGGCCAG gGAGGGCAAGTACATTCCTTTACCTCAGCGGCAAAGAGAGATGAACCGGGATCGAGTTGAGAGAGGCCCCGGCGGTCCCCCGCCTCACACTCGTCTTAGCGGGGGCTACCGCTCCACCCCCACGTCCTCCTCTAACTCATCTCCCAGACCCCTGGCGGGGCCCCCACAACCCGGTGGCTCGCCATCGGAGCGAAGCAGTCCCCTGTCAGGCCGAGGAGGGGTTTATGTTGGCCACCACCCCCAAGGAAGCCCCAGCCCGGGTCCCGGCTCTGGTCCCGGCAGTCCATACACACCTGCTTCGCCGGGGGCGGCGCCCACCTCCGCAGCCTCTCTCTCTGCCACCCCTTCGCCGACCAGCCCGCCTGCCCCCCATGGACATGCAGTTCCACATTCCCACTCCCTACCACACTCCCTGTCAGATGCTGGTAGACCTGTTAATGGAG TGGCTGCCAGGACTTCCCCCAAAGCTCAAAGACCTCCACAGTCGAGCAGACCAGTCCGCACTCCAAACGCGCATTCTCAGTCCACTG CCACTCGCTCGCCAAAATCAGGCTCTTCCCAGGACACGCCTTATTTGGACACGTCGTCCATCTCCTTGCCTGCGCAGAAGGCTTCAGGGCCCGCCCCCCTCTTTCCCGTAAATG TGAACGAGATCCTGTGCGCCGCCGCCAAAGAACGCGCCGCCGAGAGCACTGGCGGCACGGAAGAAAGCAAGAGCAACAAAG CCTCTTCAGTTCAACAAAGGTCACAAATTGAGGAGCTACGGAAGTTTGGCAAGGAATTTAGG CTCCAGCCAAGCGGAGGCAGCTCCAGCTCTCCTAGTTCCCCTGCAGCAGCGACTCCTCCCGCGGTCGGCGACATCGCGCAGGCCGGCGCCGCCAAATTGCCGTTGGACACTCACGCCGCTTCCGAAGCCAAGCTGCAGCCCACCACCCCCACTCCGTCCCATCCTCAGCCGTCGCCGCTCCCGTCTGACGAAGCCTCCAAGGAAGCCGGCACACCCGGTGCAGCGGGAGCCATTTCGGACAGGCATTCACCAGCGGTCCCTCAGCCGGCCAGGACCCCGGGAAGTGAGGAGGGCACGTCGGAGCGCACTGAGGGTGTGGCAGA CCAAGTGAAGAAATCCACCTTAAACCCCAACGCTAAAGAATTCAATCCAATCAAACCTCAGATGCCTATG ACTAAACCCAACGCGGCGCCCACCCCGCCTCGACCCACTCCTCCGAGCCCCGTGGTCATTCAGCACCCGGGTGGCCAGGGCCCACTCTACAACGCCCCCTACCTGTCCTATGTGTCGCAAATCCACTCTGTACAG ACCCCGCAAATGTACCAGTACACCATGTCTGCGGTCAGCCAGGGAAAGTACCCCAGGACCAAGG GCTCTGTGGTGGCGCCGCGCTCTGACCATGGCGCCTCAGCTCCTCCTATGCTGCAAGCGGCAGCATCAGCCGCCGGCGCCCCCCTTGTTGCGTCCCCTTACCCTCAGTCGTACCTTCAGTACAACCCGCAGCAGTATGGCCAGCAGCAGGTCATCCAGGCCATGTCACCCTACCCTGGACAG CCGATGTACTCCATGCTGCAAGGGGGAGCTCGGATGATAGGGCAAGGCGGGGGTCCCCACCCGCAAGCCCTGGGCCCTCCTGGAGGCCCACAGTTCCAGACACAGGGGGATGGGCCACAAGGCCCTCAGCAAGGCATCTATG CTCCCCAGTCTTTCTCCCACCACTCGGGAGCAGTACATCAACCGCAGCCATCCAGTACCCCGACAGGCAACCAGCCCCCACCCCAGCACGCTGCGCCCAGCCCTGGACAG AGCGCCCAGTCGGGCCCGCAGCCCCAGTCCTTGTACCATTCAGGTCCACTGTCGGCACCGACCCCACCCAACATGCCGCCTGGCCACACCTCTCCGCAGGGCTCATACCCAATTCAGGGCTACAGCATTCACGGTCACCAGGGCATCCCGCCCACGTACCCCCTAGGACAGTTGGCGCAG GCTCATGTACAAGGAGCCATGTCAGGTCCCCACCACTCGGGGAGCCACGGTCAACCCCAGTTAGTGATGCTGCAGCCTCCCCCACAGCAGGGGCCTGGCTCGGTGCCGCAGCACCCGCAGCACGGACCGCAGCAAGGGACACACCAACACTTCTACATAGGACATCCGCAAG CAATGCAGGTTCAAACACACCCGGCCTCCTTCCATCCACCTGGAAACTAA
- the atxn2l gene encoding ataxin-2-like protein isoform X2, giving the protein MANARNRSTAKPSFQSSPVFEGVYNNARMLHFLTAVVGSTCDIRVKNGSIFEGIFKTLSSRCELAVDAVHKREEEGSTSAPPRREDITDTMIFSPSDLVTMICKDVDLNYATRDTFTDTAISSTRVNGEHKEKVLQRWEGGDSNGESYNLDADASNGWDANEMFRYNEVKYGVTSTYDSSLSMYTVPLERGNSEVYRQREARAARLASEIESSPQYRHRVGLENDEGKSEEDKYSAVVRDGTDRDRGHESPRERERGRDSPGAREGKYIPLPQRQREMNRDRVERGPGGPPPHTRLSGGYRSTPTSSSNSSPRPLAGPPQPGGSPSERSSPLSGRGGVYVGHHPQGSPSPGPGSGPGSPYTPASPGAAPTSAASLSATPSPTSPPAPHGHAVPHSHSLPHSLSDAGRPVNGVAARTSPKAQRPPQSSRPVRTPNAHSQSTATRSPKSGSSQDTPYLDTSSISLPAQKASGPAPLFPVNVNEILCAAAKERAAESTGGTEESKSNKASSVQQRSQIEELRKFGKEFRLQPSGGSSSSPSSPAAATPPAVGDIAQAGAAKLPLDTHAASEAKLQPTTPTPSHPQPSPLPSDEASKEAGTPGAAGAISDRHSPAVPQPARTPGSEEGTSERTEGVADQVKKSTLNPNAKEFNPIKPQMPMTKPNAAPTPPRPTPPSPVVIQHPGGQGPLYNAPYLSYVSQIHSVQTPQMYQYTMSAVSQGKYPRTKGSVVAPRSDHGASAPPMLQAAASAAGAPLVASPYPQSYLQYNPQQYGQQQVIQAMSPYPGQPMYSMLQGGARMIGQGGGPHPQALGPPGGPQFQTQGDGPQGPQQGIYAPQSFSHHSGAVHQPQPSSTPTGNQPPPQHAAPSPGQSAQSGPQPQSLYHSGPLSAPTPPNMPPGHTSPQGSYPIQGYSIHGHQGIPPTYPLGQLAQAHVQGAMSGPHHSGSHGQPQLVMLQPPPQQGPGSVPQHPQHGPQQGTHQHFYIGHPQAMQVQTHPASFHPPGN; this is encoded by the exons ATGGCGAACGCAAG GAATCGAAGTACTGCAAAACCATCATTCCAGTCTTCTCCC GTTTTTGAGGGTGTGTACAACAATGCTCGAATGCTTCATTTCCTCACAGCTGTTGTG GGTTCCACTTGCGATATAAGGGTGAAGAATGGGAGTATCTTCGAAGGCATCTTCAAGACGCTAAGTTCACGG TGCGAGTTGGCCGTTGACGCCGTGCACAAACGGGAGGAGGAGGGCTCGACGTCGGCTCCACCGCGGAGGGAAGACATCACCGACACCATGATCTTCAGCCCTTCCGATTTGGTTACCATGATATGCAAAGACGTAGACCTCAACTATGCCACCAGAG ATACTTTCACCGACACGGCCATCAGCTCCACACGCGTCAATGGAGAACACAAAGAAAAGGTGTTGCAAAGATGGGAGGGAGGCGACAGCAACGGGGAGAGTTATAATCTGGATGCAGATGCA TCCAATGGCTGGGATGCCAACGAGATGTTCCGCTACAATGAAGTGAAGTACGGAGTTACGTCAACGTATGATTCCAGCCTTTCCATGTATAC TGTGCCACTGGAGCGAGGCAACTCGGAAGTGTATCGACAGCGGGAGGCCCGTGCGGCTCGCCTGGCCAGCGAGATTGAGTCCAGCCCCCAGTACCGCCACCGCGTCGGCCTGGAGAACGACGAGGGTAAAAGTGAGGAGGACAAATACAGTGCTGTGGTGCGCGACGGCACCGATCGGGACAGAGGTCACGAGAGCCCTCGCGAGCGTGAAAGGGGTCGAGATAGCCCCGGGGCCAG gGAGGGCAAGTACATTCCTTTACCTCAGCGGCAAAGAGAGATGAACCGGGATCGAGTTGAGAGAGGCCCCGGCGGTCCCCCGCCTCACACTCGTCTTAGCGGGGGCTACCGCTCCACCCCCACGTCCTCCTCTAACTCATCTCCCAGACCCCTGGCGGGGCCCCCACAACCCGGTGGCTCGCCATCGGAGCGAAGCAGTCCCCTGTCAGGCCGAGGAGGGGTTTATGTTGGCCACCACCCCCAAGGAAGCCCCAGCCCGGGTCCCGGCTCTGGTCCCGGCAGTCCATACACACCTGCTTCGCCGGGGGCGGCGCCCACCTCCGCAGCCTCTCTCTCTGCCACCCCTTCGCCGACCAGCCCGCCTGCCCCCCATGGACATGCAGTTCCACATTCCCACTCCCTACCACACTCCCTGTCAGATGCTGGTAGACCTGTTAATGGAG TGGCTGCCAGGACTTCCCCCAAAGCTCAAAGACCTCCACAGTCGAGCAGACCAGTCCGCACTCCAAACGCGCATTCTCAGTCCACTG CCACTCGCTCGCCAAAATCAGGCTCTTCCCAGGACACGCCTTATTTGGACACGTCGTCCATCTCCTTGCCTGCGCAGAAGGCTTCAGGGCCCGCCCCCCTCTTTCCCGTAAATG TGAACGAGATCCTGTGCGCCGCCGCCAAAGAACGCGCCGCCGAGAGCACTGGCGGCACGGAAGAAAGCAAGAGCAACAAAG CCTCTTCAGTTCAACAAAGGTCACAAATTGAGGAGCTACGGAAGTTTGGCAAGGAATTTAGG CTCCAGCCAAGCGGAGGCAGCTCCAGCTCTCCTAGTTCCCCTGCAGCAGCGACTCCTCCCGCGGTCGGCGACATCGCGCAGGCCGGCGCCGCCAAATTGCCGTTGGACACTCACGCCGCTTCCGAAGCCAAGCTGCAGCCCACCACCCCCACTCCGTCCCATCCTCAGCCGTCGCCGCTCCCGTCTGACGAAGCCTCCAAGGAAGCCGGCACACCCGGTGCAGCGGGAGCCATTTCGGACAGGCATTCACCAGCGGTCCCTCAGCCGGCCAGGACCCCGGGAAGTGAGGAGGGCACGTCGGAGCGCACTGAGGGTGTGGCAGA CCAAGTGAAGAAATCCACCTTAAACCCCAACGCTAAAGAATTCAATCCAATCAAACCTCAGATGCCTATG ACTAAACCCAACGCGGCGCCCACCCCGCCTCGACCCACTCCTCCGAGCCCCGTGGTCATTCAGCACCCGGGTGGCCAGGGCCCACTCTACAACGCCCCCTACCTGTCCTATGTGTCGCAAATCCACTCTGTACAG ACCCCGCAAATGTACCAGTACACCATGTCTGCGGTCAGCCAGGGAAAGTACCCCAGGACCAAGG GCTCTGTGGTGGCGCCGCGCTCTGACCATGGCGCCTCAGCTCCTCCTATGCTGCAAGCGGCAGCATCAGCCGCCGGCGCCCCCCTTGTTGCGTCCCCTTACCCTCAGTCGTACCTTCAGTACAACCCGCAGCAGTATGGCCAGCAGCAGGTCATCCAGGCCATGTCACCCTACCCTGGACAG CCGATGTACTCCATGCTGCAAGGGGGAGCTCGGATGATAGGGCAAGGCGGGGGTCCCCACCCGCAAGCCCTGGGCCCTCCTGGAGGCCCACAGTTCCAGACACAGGGGGATGGGCCACAAGGCCCTCAGCAAGGCATCTATG CTCCCCAGTCTTTCTCCCACCACTCGGGAGCAGTACATCAACCGCAGCCATCCAGTACCCCGACAGGCAACCAGCCCCCACCCCAGCACGCTGCGCCCAGCCCTGGACAG AGCGCCCAGTCGGGCCCGCAGCCCCAGTCCTTGTACCATTCAGGTCCACTGTCGGCACCGACCCCACCCAACATGCCGCCTGGCCACACCTCTCCGCAGGGCTCATACCCAATTCAGGGCTACAGCATTCACGGTCACCAGGGCATCCCGCCCACGTACCCCCTAGGACAGTTGGCGCAG GCTCATGTACAAGGAGCCATGTCAGGTCCCCACCACTCGGGGAGCCACGGTCAACCCCAGTTAGTGATGCTGCAGCCTCCCCCACAGCAGGGGCCTGGCTCGGTGCCGCAGCACCCGCAGCACGGACCGCAGCAAGGGACACACCAACACTTCTACATAGGACATCCGCAAG CAATGCAGGTTCAAACACACCCGGCCTCCTTCCATCCACCTGGAAACTAA